From the genome of Pseudomonadota bacterium:
CGTGCGGTTCGAGACCAACCTCTCGCTCAAGGTGGCGCAGCTCATGACGAAGGAGCTCATCACCGCGCGGGAGGGGATCGCGCCCGAGGAGTGCAAGCGGCTGCTCCACAAGCACCGCATCGAGAAGCTGCTCGTCGTCGACGAGAAGAACAACCTCATCGGCCTCATCACGATCAAGGACCTGCAGCGCGCCGTGCAGAACCCGAACGCGGTCAAGGACGGCAAGGAACGGCTCCTCGTGGGCGCGGCGATAGGCGTCGTCGAGGAGGACCGCCAGCGGCGCGCCGCGGCGCTCGTCGAGGCGGGCGTGGACGTGCTCGTGATGGACACGGCGCACGGCCACACGAAGTCCTTCCTCGAGGCGCTCCGGCGCACGAAGAGGGAGCACCCGGAGGTCCAGATCATCGCGGGCAACATCGCCACGGCCGAGGCCTGCCGCGCGCTCGTCGACGCGGGCGCGGACGGCGTCAAGGTGGGCATCGGGCCCGGCTCGATCTGCACGACGCGCGTCGTCGCCGGCGTCGGCGTGCCGCAGGTGAGCGCGATCATGGAGTGCGTCGACGAGGCCCGGAAGGCGGACGTGCCGGTGATCGCGGACGGCGGCATCAAGTTCTCGGGCGACGTCGTCAAGGCGATCGCCGCGGGCGCGGAGTCGGTGATGCTCGGCAGCATGTTCGCGGGCACGGACGAGGCGCCCGGGGACATCGTCTTCTACCAGGGCCGCAGCTTCAAGGTCTACCGCGGCATGGGCTCCATCGGCGCCATGCGCGCCGGCTCGAAGGACCGCTACTTCCAGTCGGGCTCCGCCAACAACAAGCTCGTGCCCGAGGGGATCGAGGGGCGGGTGCCCTACCGCGGGCCGGTCTC
Proteins encoded in this window:
- the guaB gene encoding IMP dehydrogenase: MTPNDIKTALTFDDVLLRPSYSEVLPTEVDVTTRLTRSLRLNIPLMSAAMDTVTGADMAIAMARAGGIGIVHKNMSPEDQAAQVHKVKKSESGMIVDPVTVGPGQALSEALEEMHRYDISGLPVVEPGTGKLVGIITHRDVRFETNLSLKVAQLMTKELITAREGIAPEECKRLLHKHRIEKLLVVDEKNNLIGLITIKDLQRAVQNPNAVKDGKERLLVGAAIGVVEEDRQRRAAALVEAGVDVLVMDTAHGHTKSFLEALRRTKREHPEVQIIAGNIATAEACRALVDAGADGVKVGIGPGSICTTRVVAGVGVPQVSAIMECVDEARKADVPVIADGGIKFSGDVVKAIAAGAESVMLGSMFAGTDEAPGDIVFYQGRSFKVYRGMGSIGAMRAGSKDRYFQSGSANNKLVPEGIEGRVPYRGPVSNILYQLVGGLRSGMGYTGSPDIPTLITRRTSFVRSTPQGLRESHVHDVIITEESPNYWREP